Within the Butyrivibrio sp. AE3004 genome, the region AGGTCCCGCTACAGCAAGTATAAGCACAAGAATATATCCTGTTAAAATATCTCTTACCGCATTGTGTGCCGTATAATCTCCGACAAGTACAAAAAATCTGGTATCCACTTTATATGGTGCGAAGCTGGAAACATAAGTAAGTGCCAGCTTTCCGTCAAGCATCATATCTCCCAGATAATTGTAGTTTGACGTGCCCTCAGCAAAGGTCTCCGGCATCTCTTTTTCCTTATCATCGTATTCTGACGAAAAGAATGCGGGTTCTCCTTTAACATGAGCAAGCATATAATTATCTGTTGTGATCAATCTGTTTCTCAGGTAATTGGTACTTACTGTTGCCACAACATAAGCCCTATTAGTTGAATTACCCGTATTAAATCGTCTTACAAGTGTAAGCTCAAATGCGTTTTCATGTTCATTAAGCGGTACATGTGTACAGGTGTAAGAATCCCATGCATTCGGATCGATTTTTCTGTACCATTCATATCGAAGAAAAGGATCATCAACATCGCCGCTTCCTGCTGCAATTCCTGCTACGTCACCCGCCTCATCATAACCTGAAGTGCCTACGTTGATGATATAGTTTCCGGTAGGAATCTTGGGATTATTGGTATAAATATTTATGGTTGAAACCGCAGCTGTCGATCTTCTAAGCGACATAATGGTATTTATTATGCTGTCATACTGGTCTTTTTCGTAGTCGGTAAACTCCTCCGCAGAAAACATATCTCTATATGTCTGTACCGAAACAACAGGCTCAAGGTTTGTATAAAGGCTTGAAGTAACATCAAACATGATTGACTTTACACGTGTATTGTCTGCCTTTACCTGTTCCTCATACCTTCCGTTCATCTGCCTTACAAGTATGATAGCAGCCATTATTCCTATTATGACAACAGGGATTATAAGGGTTAGCAAAAGTATCCTGTACATCTGCCTGCCAACCCTTCCACGGCGCATCATGGCTTCACCTCTGCAGAAACCTTAACTGCTTTTTTCAATAGTTCATCTCTCTCTTTTGCAGATTCTCTGTTTATCTGTTCAATTTCATCAAATCCAAGTCTCACGAGTGTGCTGAGCATTATATCGGAAAGTGCTTCAAACTCTTCCTCAGATTCCGCAAATACCATTTTCCATGAATAATCAATAATCGTCTGTCTGCACTGTTGTTCCACCGTTCTTACATACTCCGGGGAATCCTCAGCTGCCCACTCCGATCCCGGAATTACGGATATGAGATTATTTTCCTCAAAGTACTTTATAGGTGTAAGCTTTGTATTATAGTGTCTTTGCCAGTCATCGGTTATACTGCTTGCTGTTTTTGTCCTATAGTCATCCCACTCCTGATAGTAAAAAGAAATATTATCTTTATCGGTATTTTTCATGTCTACAGGTTTGAAATTGAGTTCTGACACGCCACCGCTCCATGTGCCTCCGCCAAAAGATTCCGGCACATCAAGGTCTTCTTTCATATTTATAAATGCATCTATTCCAAATTTTGTAAGATATGGTTTATTATCCTTAATTTCCCATGTCAGATTTTGGGGTCCCCGCATATCTCCGGTAGGAGATCCGCAGCATTCAATCCCCTCATCTGAATACAGCCAGTCAATAAAATCCACCATTCTTCCGGGATCTTTTGTGGTTCCTCCAACCATTATTGAAAAGGTCTGCTTTCCATCAGGATCATTTCCCCAGCAGATATAACTGGCATCATCCATTTTTACCGATGCAAATCCCTTTCCAACCGCAAGATGTTCATCTGAGTTATAAAGAGACTCTCCCATCCATGGCCAAAGCGAATACAAAACCGCTCCATCTCTCATTTTTGCAGCTACATTTTCATAATTCTGGGTTGGTGATTCAGGATCCACAAGTCCCATCTGATTTGCTTCAAATAAAAAATGAAGCATTTTCAGATAAATCGAATCTTTACCAGCCACTGACTCAATATCTCCTGTCTTCGGATTTAACATCATGAACCCCTGGGTATCATAACCGTAAAGAGATGCAAGAGCTCCGGCATTTTGCATTGCACCACCATCCCAGTCCCCAAAAAGGCTAAAAGCATATACCGGTCTGCCCGAATCACTTTCATTAGCCATATCCTGCATTTTTCTAAGTACCGGAAGCAAATCTTCCAGCGTGGATATTTGTGGATAGCCTGCTCTTTTGTATAAATCCCATCTTAGTGTTGGCGCATTTGTTGGTTCTATTGCTTCTGAAGGCTCTGTCGAAGGATAATCTGATATTTCACTTGGAACAGCCCAGTATCCGTCAGCATCAGCAAAAGCTGAAGTTGCAGCAATCTGCTTGGTATATTTATTCAGATTGACACAGTTTTTCATGTAATCCGTCATGTCCAGAACAAGACCCTCCCGGACAAGATCGTTTAGTCTTCCGTTATCTACGTTCGTGATGATAATATCACCAAGCTTTCCTGATGCACGCATAGTTTCATAGGTTGCATCCGAATTGACATCCATGTTTGCAGATATGATATTTAGCTGCATATTGAATTTTTCCCTGATGATACCGGCAAACCATCCGCGTTGAAGTCCCTGCGTATTTGCCTGTGTGTCATAAACATCAATAGTCAGAAATTCGGGGTATTTTTTTTCGCCTTCCGTTCTGTTGTCAGAACTAAAAGGAAGCCTGCACCCTGAAAGGATGCAGACTGACAAAAGTATTGAAATTATTGTTTTGCTGTTTTTCTTCATAATCCTTATACTGCACTTTGCAGAACAGCTCTTTTAAACTCTTTTAAATACCGGAATTGACTCAATCGGAGCTGCCGCAGTAATTGTCTGGCAACCATCATAGATTTTGCCGTCTCTGATATCTTCCCATTTTCCTTCAGGGAGGTAAACATTTCTTTCAAACATGTTCAGCTCAAGGATAGGTGCAACCAGGTACTTATCACCAAACATATACTCATCATAGGTTTCCCAGCACTTCTTATCCTCAGGGAACTCATAGAAGAGTGTTCTGATAATAGGTGAACCGTTTTTACTTGTCTCTTCATAAAGAGTTTTTATATAAGGCTTAAGCTCATGACGAAGTTCAAGCTGGTCTTTCATAATCTTAAAGTTGTCCTCGCCGTAGCTCCAAAGCTCGTTATCCTGACCTGTGTGAAGATATCCGCCTCCGAAGGTTCTGTTATCAAGCGGCGGGATGTTGTATGGTCCGCGGTCACCATGGATTCTTAAAATCGGTGAAAATACAGCAAACTCATACCATCTGATAAGGAGCTGTCTGAAATCAGGATCATTTACATCATCTGTCATGAATCCGCCTATATCGGTTGTCCACCATGATATTCCCGCAAGTCCCATGTTAAGTCCTGCAGCAACCTGATCACGCAGTGCTTCAAAGGTGCTTGGCACATCTCCTGACCACACCACATTTCCGTATTTCTGGCTTCCTGCCCACGCTGAACGAAGGAGGCTTACTACAGGCTTATCCTGCAGTTTTGTCATATGATCATAGAATACTCTGCTATAATACTGCGGATAGATGTTGCTTACTTCAAGCGCAGGTCCCATGTAATATCTAAGTGAGTCAAAATCATACTTTACAAGATCCGGTTCTGAATTATCAAGCCAGAACATATCTATTCCAAGATCGTAATAATTCTTTTTGCATACTTCCCAAACGTACTCTCTGGCTTCAGGATTGGTTGCATCAAATACAGTACAGTCTCCTTCAAAGTCATAGTTCTGAAGTCCGCCTCTCTCGTTCTTCACAAGAAGACCTCTTTCAAGCATGTCATAAAAATGCTCACTTCTCTTATCTACAGTAGGCCATACTGAAACCACAACCTTGATTCCCATGCTGTGAAGCTCATCAACCATGGCTTTTGGATCAGGCCAGTAGGTCTTATCAAATTTCCAGTCTCCCTGGACTGTCCAATGGAAAAAGTCGATAACTATGCAATCAATCGGCACTCCATGTTCTTTGCAATCATGGGCAACCTTTAGTACTTCCTCCTGTGTACGGTAGCGAAGCTTACACTGCCAAAGTCCCAGAAGATCCTCCGGCATCTCAGGAGATCTGCCTGTAACCTGTGTATAGTTTCCAATTATTTCTTTTGGTGTATCAGCAACAGTAATCCAGTAATCAAGCTCTTTTGTTGATTCCGCAACCCACTCCGTGTAATTGTTTCCGAAGGTTGCACGACCTACTGCAGGATTATTCCATAAAAATCCGTATCCAAGACTTGATACCGCAAAAGGAATTGATACCTGAGAGTTTCTCTGCTCCAGATCAAGTATACATCCCTTTAAATCTGTGTAAGCATGTTGATACTGACCCATCCCGAAGATTTTTTCTCCGTCATTACTCTCAAATTTCTGAGTTATACGGTAATCTCCACCGACATGCGGTCTGTAATCCCTGTTTATATATTTAAGACATCTTGATTCTCTGGACTCTGTACCACCGTAGCAGCGGAAGTACTCTCTAAGAAACATCTTGTCATCTTTATAAAATGTAATTACACCTGCAAAATTTACAGTTGCCTTCACTCTCCCGTTTGTAATCTCTGCAAATGGTCCGTCCTCACGCTCCGTGATGCTGATAATCGTACTTGTGTTATCACTTATATCCTCTGTGAGTGCCCAGTTTCTTCCTGTAAAATCAGGATACATTGTTGTGCGAACTCTGAGCGCATTCTTACCGTGCTTTTCTATTCTCAGCGTTTCACCCTGTCTTTTTGCTATCAAAACTCCGTTGTCATTCTGAAAAATCATGTAATGCCCTCTCTTTACTGCTTTAAATTATTTTTCGGTATCCTATTGACCTAGTTATTTTCTTTGCTTTTACCACTTTTTGTAACCGTAAATATTGTACATATTCCCCATGATATTCTGTACATCATTCGGTATATACTTTTATGATAAAAACCTTTCCTTCCCTAACACTTACAAAGGCACTGCTGCCTCTTTGTACTTCGTTTGAAACTCCAATCGGGAAGGTTATATCTATATCCATGTCATGGGCATTGTATTTTGCATTCTTTATTGTTACCCCATGTGCATCCCCCCCTGCAGCAAGCACAGAAAAGTACTTACAGTCATCCTTTATCATGCAGCTATCGGAAACAACTGTAATTTCTGAAAAATCATCAATTATTTTTCCTCTCATCCCTTTTTCTTCAAGCATTAGAAGAATTGCGAGATTCCCAAGTGTGTGGTCAAATCTTTTTCCCAAAACACCAACAAGTACAAAATCGGTATATCCCCTTTTTATAGCCTCTTTTACAGCATATAAAGTATCCGTATCATCCTTAACTCGCGGTAAAACTATTGTTTCTGTTTCAAGGTGTGGGTTTTCATGAGAATCAAAATCCCCCACTATCAGAGAAGGCTCTGCTTTCAGCTTTTCCATATGAGCAAGTCCGCAATCACAGTAAATGATATAATCTTCCTTACTTATATGCTTTCTTACAAATTCATAATTATCAATCGCAGAACCCCCAACTATGACACATCTTTCCATTTTCATACTCTCCACAGTTTCCATAAACTATTCGACACTATCCATCTCTGTCTTCACATTTCCATCAAGCTCTAACGAATCTGTTACATAACATTTATAGCCGTTTTCCAGGCAAAACTTTTTTATTTTTTCAACAAGCCGCATATCACGTGTGTACTCGATCATATAGACAAGCAGTCCCTCTTTTTTTGCTCGGGCAAGATATTCCTCCATGTATGCCCTGTCCATTGCGGTATTCTCACTGTAAATCCTCTTTTCATAATCATCGATACGGCTAAATACAGATTCCTGATTTATCCCAACTATGATATCAGCGTTGCCACTGTTCATAAGCTCGGTAACAAAAGTATCTCCGCCATTTATTATAATCGGAAGATTATAGGTGTCTTTAAGTCTCGTTATTATATTTACCAGCCCTTTGTATATCCAGCTGTGATTGTACAAATAGTAAACATCACAGTTATCAATAAAAAATCCGTCCACACCTTTAAGTACAAGTTCTGCTGCAATGTTGTCACATATATAATTTTGCCAGCTCTCCTCCGAAACATCTATCCAATATTCTCCGGGCCAGTTTTCATATTCCGAAAGTGTTATTTTCGAAAACAGGCTGTAATAATCTCGAAATTCCTCGATAGATCCCACATTCAGATAACTGTATACCCTCCTTCCACCGGCTTTCCAGCCTGCCACATCCCGGGCGGAAACATTCTGGGCATCGATTATTGCAAGTCCTATACTTGTATCACCATCAAGCTTTTGATGCAGCTGATTAGAGTCTGCACCTATGTAAACTCCATAGCCAAGCGGTCCGTCAGGAGATTCTATATCAACAACATGTTTTGCCAAAGCCCTTTCCGGAAATGAAATTAAAATCATAGGGACAATTATCATTAAGCTCAAAAAGAAACGAGCCACAAGTAATCCGCCATTTCTTATCCAGGTGAATTTCACCTCACTCTTTTTAAAAAAAATTCTGATGTTTATATCCATAACAAACCGCCCTATAAAAAATACAAATCAGTCAGCAAACATCTTCGGATGATTTTTTTCATAATAAAAAATATACTGCTGAATAATCCCGGCATTTTCACCATACTCAGTAAATGGATTTACGCCGCCGTATTCCTCATCTATCGCCCTTGAAATCCACACATCAACAGGAGCTCTTCCCATCCTTGAATAAGCAAAAAGACATACACAGTTTGATACCTTTTTTCCGACTCCCTGCACTTTCATAAGCTCTTCAAAAAGCTCATCGTCATTTAACAGTCCTATTTTTTCAAGGTCAATGTCCCCACTTGTTACTCTTTTTATCGCATCATACACATAAGGTGCTCTATATCCGAGTCCACACTCCTTAAGGTCATCAAGCGTCGCCTTTGCCATCTGATCGGGAGTAGGAAATGCAAATATTTCATCAACAGTTCTATCCTGTTCTATTTTTGTTCCGAATTTTACAGACAATGAATTTACAGCACTTGAAATTGCAGGAATACTTTTTCTCTGTGAAATAATGAATGAGATCAGCATCTCCCATTTATCCTGCTTTAAAATTCTAAGGCCACGTCCAAAATCGATTGCCCTGTCGGTAAATTCATGCTTTCCGTACTCTTTTTTACAAATACTTTCATAATTTCTGGAAAGATCAAAATATGGCTTCCATATCGTCTTCCACTCATTTTCCGAACAGGAAACCTCTATGGTTTTTCCGTTGTCAAAAAGGGGATTTTTTTCCTCTTCTATAAAAACTACATTATCTCCGGTAATGAACATAAAGACTCCGGAAGAAATCTCTTTTACCCTAAAACACTGTCCACTGATTTGTATTTTTTTTAAATCAAAATCATCATCAATTCTTACTTGCATTTATCCCTGTCATTCCTTATATATATACGTTCATAACGATTTCTGATTCTTAGAATTATATCATATCAGCTGCCCGGTAAACAAAAAAGGCTTTTGCTTTCAAGTTCCCTGCATACAAGCTGTACATGATGCTTTTAACGTAATTAAAAACCGGGATGAACACCTTCATATTGAAGGACTCACCCCGGTTATAATTTTTACCCCCATTTTTATCTGGAAAACTCGCCAGCACTAAGCTCGAAAAAACCTCGCCAAGTGATTACTTAACTGCGTCAAGGATTTCCTGTGCGTTGTCTGCAGTAACTTTTATATAATCACATCCTATATAACGATCATTTTTTCCACCTGTAAGGTAGTTAATAGCAGCATCAGCTGCACTGTGTGCCTGTGAGAAGTGATCGTTAAATACTGTACCTGTCATTGTTCCTGCAATAACATCTTCAAGTGCTTCTGAAAGAGCATCAACACCCACAAGATAAATATCAGAGCCTACTGTTCTGCCTGCTGCCTGAATTGATTTAAGCGCACCAAGAGCCATAGCATCATTGTTGCAGAATACTACTTCTGTCTCAGGATGACTTTCAAGTGCATTAGCAACTATCTGCTGTGCTGTAGCCTGATCCCAGTTACCTACCTCATCCTCAAGGCAATCAACTTTAATACCTGCATCCTCAAGAGCCTTTATTGAGAAATCTGTACGATACTGAGCATCAATATTCTCAGGATCGCCTTCAATCATGATATACTGAACCTTACGGTCACCATTAAGATCAACTGTATCAAGCCCAAGATCTACAATAATCTCGCCCTGATATGTACCTGATTGACGGGCATCGCATCCAACATAGCATACATTCCAGTCATTATCTTCCCATCTCTGCTCTTCGTCCGCATCAGGCTCACGATTTATATAAACAAGAGGAATATTCGCTCCGACTGCAAGATCCGTAATTGCATCTGCTGATGAAGAGTTAACAGGGTTAATGATGAGCACATCTACACCGTTTGCTATAAATTCTTCAATCTGTTTTGTCTGAGTCTCCTGGTCATTGGCCGCATCAACAATTGTAATGTTATCAGCCGAAAAGCCCTGTGCTACAAAATAACTAAGGAGCTCATTTCTGAAAAGTGTCATGAAGTTATCAGAGAACTGATAAATGCAAACCCCGACCTTCTTATCAATAAGGCTGCCATTCCCTGCATCCGCAGCCTGCTTTGCCGTTTCCTTGGCAACGTCTGCTACTGCCTCATTTTCCGTTGTGTTTACTGCATCCTTAGCATTATTACCGGCGGATGAACAGCCTGCAAGCATTGACATTGAAAGCATTGCTACTGTCAAAACACTTACTATTTTCTTTTTCATAAAAAATTTTTTCCTCCTATTTTTATGCATCCGTTATTCAAAATGCACATGTTTTTTGTTTATAGTGGATATTCTATCAGTAGAACAGTATTTATTCAAGAAAGCACCGGAACTCATATTACAAAGTCCCAGTGCATATGTATTCTTTTATATATTCTTTTTTTCCGGATATTTTTCGTAAAAAGCCTCTTTTTCTTCCAACGTCTGCTGGTTAGCAAGCCTAAGTGCCTTTCTGAGATCGCCCTCATCATTATCAAATGAATATCCGATCGCAAAATATACGCCTTCGGGATTACTTCCCCTCTTCCTGAGTCTTTCTATTTTTTCAGTAAACTCTTTTTCATCGGCATTTTCACATACTACGGCAAATTCTTCACCACCGGATCTGAATACCTCCGTCTCTTCAAAAATATCCAGAAGGATTTCGCCTGCTTCTTCGAGTACTTTGTTTCCGGCATCATGACCATATTTTGCATTCAAAAACTTAAGCCCGTTCAATTTACAAAATGCTACTCCAAATGATGTTTTATGCCACTTTAATTGTTCAGCATACTCATCTACAACTCTGTTCATTGACGATCTGTTTCTTACGCCTGTCCGCATATCAACGCTGGTAAGCCATTCCAGACGTTTTAAGAATTGATTGTTGGCCATCTCAGCAGAAAGGAAAAGTGAAAGAATTTCCAACGTTTCTTTTATTGTAAAGACATCATCCACATTAAAATTTGTAACCAGAATATAACCTAAAATATTTTTTCTCTGCTGTATGGGCATCAGACACAGACTTTCTGCATTTTCCACCTTAAGCTTATTCGCCCAATCAGGTATGGTTTCTTCTATATATTCCAATTCCGCTTTGTCACGCATGATAAAGCAATCGCTTTCGCCTACAAGCTCAACCCATTTAGAAGCTATATTATATGGAACATTCATAGTCAGATTTGCAGCCGAAAAAATATCACCTTTATTACTCTGATTAATAATCTCTGCCTCTTCATCTTCTTTGTTAATGGAGACAACACATGCAGCAGATGCTCCCGTAAATTCCCTTATATTATCAAGGACCTGTTTTAAGTTAGTTTTAAAATCATTATCACTTCTCAGTTCAAGGCAGCTCTTAATAACAAAGCCTGCTATTTTAGGAGAAATAGCCGAAAATTTACCTGCATCCATATCCTTCGTAAGTTCATAAACAAACTGGCAATAACCCGTTTTGCCGTCATCATCCGCCTTTAAAGGCAGGAAAAGATTTTCAGACCAGGCACCGAGCATCTTTGTTGTATCCACGTAAATATGTAGCCTCTCACCATTAAACGCAGCCCGAACGCACATATCCTCAAATTCAGGTTCTCTAGGCAAATACTTCGTATACAATTCGCCCTCTACATTTTCCCCGGTCATGCTGAATTTTTCATTAGTGGCAAAAAGTCTGATTTCTCCGATAGTTCCGTCATCATTCTTTTTTACTGAAATGATAGCGCATGGATTTTCGGATGACTGTGCTATGATCTTATATCTGTCATATGTTGAAAATTCCGGATTCATCAACTTTCCTCCTGGGGTCTAAGGACATATAAACACTGATTATACAAAGCCAGCTCAATAACTATGATTATTTTACCACATAAAAATATATGAAATAGTAAAAATAAAATAAAGAAACCGATGTACTGATTATTCAGTACACCGATTTCTTATGTTTAAATCCCTCGTATAAATAATTCAGGATCCCCTCATTTAGTTCTTTACGATCATCTTACCGCCACGCTTTGAAACTACGTCAAAGATAACTGCAGCAAGAAGAACGACACCTTTAACAACCTTCTGCATATTTGCATCAACACCCATAAGTGACATACCAAGGTTGATAACACCCATAAGAACCGCACCGACAATAACTCCGGGAACTGTTCCGATTCCACCGTAAGCTGATGCACCACCGATGAAGCAGGAACCGATAGCATCCATTTCGTAGTTCTGGCCGTATGTAGGCTGAGCGGATGTAAGTCTTGCTATTGTGATCATACCTGCAAGTGCAGCAAGGAATCCCATGTTTGTGTATGCAAGGAAATATACCTTATTTGTATTGATACCTGAGAGCTTTGTAGCCTTCTCATTTCCACCTACTGCGTAGAAATAACGACCAACTGTTGTGTTATTTGTAATGTAAGCGTATACAAGAACTACTACCAATACCCAGATAAGTACTGTAGGAATACCCTTGTGCTGAGCAAGCTTGTAAGCAAACAGTACAATTACGGCTGATATTACAACAAGCTTAAGGATAAATGCTCCGAAATTCTCCACTTCATAATGCTTCTGTGATCTCTGTACTCTGTTCTTTACCTGAAGGAAAATGAAAACAGCTGTTGCAAGAATACCACCGA harbors:
- a CDS encoding glycoside hydrolase family 31 protein, which produces MIFQNDNGVLIAKRQGETLRIEKHGKNALRVRTTMYPDFTGRNWALTEDISDNTSTIISITEREDGPFAEITNGRVKATVNFAGVITFYKDDKMFLREYFRCYGGTESRESRCLKYINRDYRPHVGGDYRITQKFESNDGEKIFGMGQYQHAYTDLKGCILDLEQRNSQVSIPFAVSSLGYGFLWNNPAVGRATFGNNYTEWVAESTKELDYWITVADTPKEIIGNYTQVTGRSPEMPEDLLGLWQCKLRYRTQEEVLKVAHDCKEHGVPIDCIVIDFFHWTVQGDWKFDKTYWPDPKAMVDELHSMGIKVVVSVWPTVDKRSEHFYDMLERGLLVKNERGGLQNYDFEGDCTVFDATNPEAREYVWEVCKKNYYDLGIDMFWLDNSEPDLVKYDFDSLRYYMGPALEVSNIYPQYYSRVFYDHMTKLQDKPVVSLLRSAWAGSQKYGNVVWSGDVPSTFEALRDQVAAGLNMGLAGISWWTTDIGGFMTDDVNDPDFRQLLIRWYEFAVFSPILRIHGDRGPYNIPPLDNRTFGGGYLHTGQDNELWSYGEDNFKIMKDQLELRHELKPYIKTLYEETSKNGSPIIRTLFYEFPEDKKCWETYDEYMFGDKYLVAPILELNMFERNVYLPEGKWEDIRDGKIYDGCQTITAAAPIESIPVFKRV
- a CDS encoding thiamine diphosphokinase, yielding MERCVIVGGSAIDNYEFVRKHISKEDYIIYCDCGLAHMEKLKAEPSLIVGDFDSHENPHLETETIVLPRVKDDTDTLYAVKEAIKRGYTDFVLVGVLGKRFDHTLGNLAILLMLEEKGMRGKIIDDFSEITVVSDSCMIKDDCKYFSVLAAGGDAHGVTIKNAKYNAHDMDIDITFPIGVSNEVQRGSSAFVSVREGKVFIIKVYTE
- a CDS encoding endo alpha-1,4 polygalactosaminidase, coding for MDINIRIFFKKSEVKFTWIRNGGLLVARFFLSLMIIVPMILISFPERALAKHVVDIESPDGPLGYGVYIGADSNQLHQKLDGDTSIGLAIIDAQNVSARDVAGWKAGGRRVYSYLNVGSIEEFRDYYSLFSKITLSEYENWPGEYWIDVSEESWQNYICDNIAAELVLKGVDGFFIDNCDVYYLYNHSWIYKGLVNIITRLKDTYNLPIIINGGDTFVTELMNSGNADIIVGINQESVFSRIDDYEKRIYSENTAMDRAYMEEYLARAKKEGLLVYMIEYTRDMRLVEKIKKFCLENGYKCYVTDSLELDGNVKTEMDSVE
- a CDS encoding DNA-3-methyladenine glycosylase family protein encodes the protein MQVRIDDDFDLKKIQISGQCFRVKEISSGVFMFITGDNVVFIEEEKNPLFDNGKTIEVSCSENEWKTIWKPYFDLSRNYESICKKEYGKHEFTDRAIDFGRGLRILKQDKWEMLISFIISQRKSIPAISSAVNSLSVKFGTKIEQDRTVDEIFAFPTPDQMAKATLDDLKECGLGYRAPYVYDAIKRVTSGDIDLEKIGLLNDDELFEELMKVQGVGKKVSNCVCLFAYSRMGRAPVDVWISRAIDEEYGGVNPFTEYGENAGIIQQYIFYYEKNHPKMFAD
- a CDS encoding galactose ABC transporter substrate-binding protein, whose product is MKKKIVSVLTVAMLSMSMLAGCSSAGNNAKDAVNTTENEAVADVAKETAKQAADAGNGSLIDKKVGVCIYQFSDNFMTLFRNELLSYFVAQGFSADNITIVDAANDQETQTKQIEEFIANGVDVLIINPVNSSSADAITDLAVGANIPLVYINREPDADEEQRWEDNDWNVCYVGCDARQSGTYQGEIIVDLGLDTVDLNGDRKVQYIMIEGDPENIDAQYRTDFSIKALEDAGIKVDCLEDEVGNWDQATAQQIVANALESHPETEVVFCNNDAMALGALKSIQAAGRTVGSDIYLVGVDALSEALEDVIAGTMTGTVFNDHFSQAHSAADAAINYLTGGKNDRYIGCDYIKVTADNAQEILDAVK
- a CDS encoding GGDEF domain-containing protein codes for the protein MNPEFSTYDRYKIIAQSSENPCAIISVKKNDDGTIGEIRLFATNEKFSMTGENVEGELYTKYLPREPEFEDMCVRAAFNGERLHIYVDTTKMLGAWSENLFLPLKADDDGKTGYCQFVYELTKDMDAGKFSAISPKIAGFVIKSCLELRSDNDFKTNLKQVLDNIREFTGASAACVVSINKEDEEAEIINQSNKGDIFSAANLTMNVPYNIASKWVELVGESDCFIMRDKAELEYIEETIPDWANKLKVENAESLCLMPIQQRKNILGYILVTNFNVDDVFTIKETLEILSLFLSAEMANNQFLKRLEWLTSVDMRTGVRNRSSMNRVVDEYAEQLKWHKTSFGVAFCKLNGLKFLNAKYGHDAGNKVLEEAGEILLDIFEETEVFRSGGEEFAVVCENADEKEFTEKIERLRKRGSNPEGVYFAIGYSFDNDEGDLRKALRLANQQTLEEKEAFYEKYPEKKNI
- the mmsB gene encoding multiple monosaccharide ABC transporter permease, which codes for MNMEQAMAFLKKNTMIIVLVIVVAFFSWRTGGAILLPMNVSNLISQNAYVFVLATGMLLCILTGGNIDLSVGSVVCFVGAVGATLMVNMNVPIPVAIILMIVLGTLIGAFQGFWIAFVRIPPFIVTLAGMLVFRGLSNVVLNGLTVSIKDKTSFVNLFGGGADCYIKDIFGNGTLNLTCLFGGILATAVFIFLQVKNRVQRSQKHYEVENFGAFILKLVVISAVIVLFAYKLAQHKGIPTVLIWVLVVVLVYAYITNNTTVGRYFYAVGGNEKATKLSGINTNKVYFLAYTNMGFLAALAGMITIARLTSAQPTYGQNYEMDAIGSCFIGGASAYGGIGTVPGVIVGAVLMGVINLGMSLMGVDANMQKVVKGVVLLAAVIFDVVSKRGGKMIVKN